The Bacteroidota bacterium genome includes a region encoding these proteins:
- a CDS encoding helix-turn-helix transcriptional regulator, whose protein sequence is MTMYIKNMVCDRCLRTVKNIFESKGIPVSKITLGEVEIKNKISDVQLKSITSVLNTEGFEILDNKNSKIIERIKNIVIEQIQNGKHFDKKMNFSQLLENALLKEYSFLSNLFSVTEGITIEKYIILQKTERVKELLVYGEKSLSEIAFEMGYSSVAHLSSQFKKTTGLTPSNFRALTSHKRKGLDNIRLEII, encoded by the coding sequence ATGACCATGTATATTAAAAATATGGTGTGCGACCGATGTTTGCGCACCGTAAAAAATATTTTTGAAAGCAAAGGAATTCCGGTTTCTAAAATTACCTTAGGTGAAGTAGAGATTAAAAATAAAATTTCAGATGTTCAACTGAAATCTATCACATCAGTTTTGAACACTGAAGGATTTGAGATTCTGGACAACAAGAATTCAAAGATAATCGAGCGCATAAAAAATATCGTCATCGAACAAATTCAAAATGGAAAACATTTCGATAAAAAGATGAATTTCTCTCAGTTATTGGAAAATGCCTTATTAAAAGAGTATTCCTTTTTAAGCAATTTATTTTCCGTTACGGAAGGTATCACTATAGAAAAATATATTATCCTTCAAAAAACCGAGCGTGTGAAAGAGTTATTGGTTTACGGAGAAAAATCGCTGAGTGAAATTGCATTTGAAATGGGATATAGCAGTGTTGCGCATTTGAGCAGTCAGTTTAAAAAGACTACTGGGCTTACTCCAAGTAATTTCAGGGCACTTACAAGTCATAAAAGAAAAGGACTGGATAATATCAGGTTGGAAATTATATAA
- a CDS encoding cation transporter, whose product MTHSYKVSNMTCSGCITNVKSRLLIHPDILSAEVNLPDNAVITMQKHISLEELQDIIGADSKYRISENGSDSSHAAMHQNTVSTWFKTYKPLLLIFLFIAGISTISATRSGSFDSMIWMQYFMAGFFITFSFFKFLDLKGFAESYSMYDVLAKKMPAYGFVYPFIELGLGIAYLINFNMQITNIATILIMGFSSIGVIQSVMHKKRIQCACLGAVFNLPMSTVTIIEDLLMVVMALFMLNI is encoded by the coding sequence ATGACACATTCTTACAAAGTCTCAAACATGACCTGCAGTGGTTGTATAACCAATGTTAAAAGCAGGTTATTGATCCACCCGGATATATTATCCGCAGAAGTGAATTTGCCGGATAACGCTGTTATCACAATGCAAAAACATATTTCGCTGGAAGAATTACAGGACATTATTGGTGCAGATTCGAAATATAGAATTTCGGAAAACGGATCAGATTCTTCCCATGCAGCAATGCATCAGAATACTGTTTCAACCTGGTTTAAAACATATAAACCACTATTGTTGATCTTTCTCTTCATTGCCGGTATTTCAACAATATCTGCAACAAGATCAGGAAGTTTTGATAGTATGATCTGGATGCAATATTTTATGGCTGGATTTTTTATCACCTTTTCATTTTTTAAATTTCTCGACCTGAAAGGGTTCGCCGAAAGTTATTCCATGTATGATGTATTGGCGAAAAAAATGCCCGCATATGGATTTGTATATCCATTCATCGAATTAGGACTGGGAATTGCCTATTTAATTAATTTTAATATGCAGATAACAAATATTGCTACTATATTAATTATGGGATTCAGCAGTATTGGTGTTATTCAAAGTGTAATGCATAAAAAAAGAATTCAATGTGCATGTCTTGGAGCTGTGTTTAATTTGCCGATGAGCACAGTAACCATTATTGAAGATCTTTTGATGGTTGTTATGGCCTTATTTATGCTTAATATTTAA
- the cadA gene encoding cadmium-translocating P-type ATPase yields MNTEIHDHTHHGHETKRLASDPNPKMGMEGHDHHKMMIRDFKNRFYVTLILTVPIVILSPMIQNWLGINLQFKGSQYILLLLSTIVYLYGGWPFLKGWIEEIRFKNPGMMFLIGFAISVAYIYSVAVVFGLPGMDFFWELATLILIMLLGHWIEMRSIAGASKELELLVQLMPSEAHMVMGDTIHDVETESLNTNDIILIKPGEKVAADGIITEGESYLNESMLTGESKPVQKIKGDKVIAGAINGNGSIKVVVSHNAKDSYLSQVIKLVQDAQRSKSKTQLLANRAAKWLTIIAIVAGISTFIFWYSSGKEIAFAMERMVTVIVICCPHALGLAVPLVVAKSTALSAKNGLLIKNRTAFENARKITTLVFDKTGTLTIGKFEVSKIVSVNTAINENELIRLVSALEQNSEHPIATGIIKKVKELSINIPDAENFKAITGKGVEAMVENKKIKVVSPGYLKEMNITMPGSFIASDMETAVFLLIENKLAGYILLSDQIRPESEAAISKLKQNGIKTLLLTGDNNKVAKSVSEKLGIDSFYGEVLPHQKLEKIKALQSSGEFVAMTGDGVNDAPALAVADIGIAVGSGSDIAAETAGIILVNSNPSDVVNLILFGKATYKKMIQNLLWATGYNIIALPLAAGVLFQWGILLSPAAGAVLMSASTVIVAINAKTLKIKF; encoded by the coding sequence ATGAATACGGAAATACACGATCATACACATCACGGCCATGAAACAAAAAGACTGGCCTCGGATCCAAATCCTAAAATGGGCATGGAGGGACACGACCATCATAAAATGATGATCAGGGATTTTAAGAATCGATTTTATGTTACACTTATTCTCACTGTTCCTATAGTAATACTTTCTCCCATGATCCAGAATTGGCTTGGAATTAATTTACAGTTTAAAGGTTCGCAATATATTCTTTTATTATTATCTACAATTGTTTATTTATATGGTGGATGGCCCTTTTTAAAAGGTTGGATAGAAGAAATAAGATTCAAAAATCCGGGAATGATGTTTCTTATAGGATTTGCTATCTCCGTAGCATATATTTATAGCGTTGCGGTCGTTTTTGGTTTGCCAGGCATGGATTTTTTTTGGGAATTGGCAACACTGATTCTTATTATGCTTCTGGGGCATTGGATTGAGATGAGATCTATTGCAGGTGCATCTAAAGAGCTGGAATTACTGGTGCAATTAATGCCTTCTGAAGCACATATGGTAATGGGAGATACAATACATGATGTTGAAACGGAATCATTAAATACAAATGATATTATTTTAATTAAACCCGGTGAAAAGGTTGCAGCAGATGGGATAATAACGGAAGGTGAAAGTTATTTGAATGAATCGATGCTTACGGGGGAATCGAAACCGGTACAAAAAATAAAGGGAGATAAGGTTATCGCAGGTGCTATAAATGGCAACGGCTCCATAAAAGTTGTTGTATCGCATAACGCAAAAGATTCCTATTTGTCGCAGGTAATTAAGCTGGTTCAGGATGCACAACGCTCAAAATCCAAAACGCAACTCCTTGCCAATAGAGCTGCAAAATGGTTAACAATTATTGCAATTGTTGCAGGTATTTCAACCTTCATATTTTGGTATTCTTCCGGAAAAGAAATAGCTTTTGCCATGGAAAGAATGGTTACCGTAATTGTAATTTGTTGTCCACATGCCTTGGGTCTAGCAGTTCCTTTAGTGGTGGCAAAATCAACGGCATTATCTGCAAAAAATGGTCTGTTGATAAAGAACAGGACAGCATTTGAAAATGCCAGAAAAATTACAACACTGGTATTTGATAAAACCGGGACACTCACTATTGGTAAATTTGAGGTATCTAAAATTGTATCAGTAAATACAGCTATAAATGAAAATGAATTAATTCGTTTAGTATCAGCATTGGAACAAAATTCGGAACATCCGATCGCAACAGGAATTATTAAAAAGGTGAAGGAATTGTCAATTAATATTCCTGATGCAGAGAATTTTAAAGCAATAACCGGAAAGGGTGTGGAAGCAATGGTGGAAAATAAAAAGATCAAAGTTGTTAGTCCCGGGTATTTAAAAGAAATGAATATTACCATGCCGGGAAGTTTCATTGCAAGCGATATGGAAACTGCAGTTTTTCTACTTATCGAAAACAAATTGGCAGGATATATTTTATTATCCGATCAAATCCGCCCGGAATCCGAAGCTGCAATATCCAAATTAAAACAAAATGGAATAAAGACATTGCTTCTTACCGGCGATAACAATAAGGTGGCAAAAAGTGTGAGTGAAAAATTGGGTATTGATAGTTTTTATGGGGAAGTATTGCCTCATCAAAAATTAGAAAAAATAAAAGCATTGCAGAGTTCGGGTGAGTTTGTTGCAATGACAGGTGACGGAGTTAATGATGCGCCCGCCTTAGCAGTGGCTGATATTGGTATTGCAGTAGGAAGTGGCAGTGATATTGCAGCGGAAACCGCAGGAATCATTTTAGTAAATAGCAATCCTTCAGATGTTGTAAATTTAATTCTCTTTGGAAAGGCTACTTATAAGAAAATGATACAAAATTTGCTATGGGCAACCGGATATAATATTATTGCTCTGCCATTGGCAGCTGGTGTTTTATTCCAATGGGGAATTTTATTATCCCCGGCTGCAGGTGCAGTATTAATGAGTGCCAGTACAGTAATAGTAGCTATAAATGCAAAAACATTAAAAATTAAATTTTAA